Proteins from a genomic interval of Streptomyces sp. NBC_00820:
- the fmt gene encoding methionyl-tRNA formyltransferase: MKLVFAGTPEVAVPALDALIASGRHEVAAVVTRPDAPAGRGRRLVASPVAERAEEAGIEVLKPVRPRDPEFLERLREIGPDCCPVVAYGALLPKVALDIPAHGWVNLHFSLLPAWRGAAPVQHSIMAGDEITGASTFLIEEGLDSGPVYGTVTEEIRSTDTSGDLLTRLAFAGSGLLTATMDGIEDGTLKAVPQPADGITLAPKITVEGAQVDWATPALRVDRVVRGCTPAPGAWTTFRGERLKLIQVTPVPERTDLAPGRMAVGKNSVHVGTGSFAVELLWVQAQGKKPMRAADWARGVRIADGETLGG, translated from the coding sequence ATGAAGCTCGTCTTCGCCGGTACCCCCGAGGTCGCCGTTCCCGCCCTGGACGCTCTGATCGCCTCCGGGCGGCACGAGGTGGCCGCCGTCGTCACGCGGCCGGACGCGCCGGCCGGACGGGGGCGCAGGCTGGTCGCGTCACCCGTGGCGGAGCGGGCGGAGGAGGCCGGGATCGAGGTGCTCAAGCCGGTCAGGCCGCGCGATCCCGAGTTCCTGGAGCGGCTGAGGGAGATCGGGCCGGACTGCTGCCCCGTCGTCGCCTACGGCGCCCTGCTGCCGAAGGTCGCCCTCGACATCCCCGCCCACGGCTGGGTCAACCTGCACTTCTCGCTGCTGCCCGCCTGGCGCGGAGCCGCGCCCGTGCAGCACTCCATCATGGCGGGGGACGAGATCACCGGTGCCTCCACCTTCCTCATCGAGGAGGGTCTGGACTCCGGACCCGTCTACGGCACCGTCACCGAGGAGATCCGCTCGACCGACACCAGCGGTGACCTGCTCACCCGGCTCGCCTTCGCCGGTTCGGGACTGCTCACCGCGACCATGGACGGGATCGAGGACGGCACTCTGAAGGCCGTACCGCAGCCGGCCGACGGCATCACCCTCGCGCCGAAGATCACCGTCGAGGGCGCCCAGGTGGACTGGGCGACGCCGGCGCTGCGGGTCGACCGGGTCGTGCGCGGATGCACCCCGGCGCCCGGCGCCTGGACCACCTTCCGGGGCGAGCGGCTCAAGCTCATCCAGGTCACCCCCGTGCCCGAGCGGACGGACCTCGCACCGGGCCGGATGGCCGTCGGCAAGAACAGCGTGCACGTGGGCACCGGGTCCTTCGCCGTCGAACTGCTGTGGGTGCAGGCCCAGGGCAAGAAGCCGATGCGGGCCGCCGACTGGGCGCGCGGGGTGCGTATCGCCGACGGGGAGACGCTCGGGGGCTGA
- a CDS encoding primosomal protein N', whose product MSRENVPGDGGAEAAPPEQLAFIREAVRSADVPRAKPRTWRGAALARELPVARVLVDKGVLHLDRYFDYAVPEELDAEAQPGVRVRVRFGAGRHRVRDGRREGGGLIDGFLIERRAESDYSGPLAALAQVVSPEPVLGEELLGLARAVADRYAGSLADVLQLAVPPRSARAEKRPSPAPLPPPPAPDAGSWARYEHGPGFLESLASGGAPRAVWNALPGPGWSEELARAVAATLASGRGALVVVPDGRAAARVDAALTALLGEGRHALLTADAGPEKRYAQWLAVRRGSVRAVVGTRAAMFAPVHDLGLVAVWDDGDDNLSEQHAPQPHARDVLLLRAGLDKCGFLLGSWSCTVEAAQLVDSGWARPLLAGREQVRRAAPLVRTVGDEDLARDEAARAARLPTLAWQVVREGLRHGPVLVQVPRRGYVPRLACAQCRAPARCRHCAGPLLAQEAGELRCEWCGRDEGAWHCPECGGFRLRAQVVGARRTAEELGRAFPAVPVRTSGREHVLDTVPGAPALVVSTPGAEPVAEGGYAAALLLDGWAMLGRPDLRAGEDALRRWMAAAALVRPQGEGGTVAVVAEPTLRPVQALVRWDPVGYAMRELAERAELGFPPVSRMAAVSGTPEAVAEFLAAVELPPDAEVLGPVPLPPTLPGRPRRPGAPPPGEQWERALVRVPRGSGATLADALKAAQAARMARGSGEAVRVRIDPPDIG is encoded by the coding sequence GTGAGCAGGGAGAACGTGCCGGGGGACGGCGGGGCCGAGGCGGCGCCGCCGGAGCAGCTCGCCTTCATCCGGGAGGCCGTGCGTTCCGCCGACGTGCCGCGGGCCAAGCCTCGGACCTGGCGGGGGGCCGCGCTCGCCAGGGAACTGCCGGTCGCGCGGGTGCTCGTGGACAAGGGCGTGCTGCACCTCGACCGGTACTTCGACTACGCCGTTCCCGAGGAACTGGACGCCGAGGCCCAGCCCGGGGTGCGGGTGCGCGTGCGGTTCGGGGCCGGGCGGCATCGCGTGCGGGACGGACGCCGTGAGGGCGGCGGCCTCATCGACGGCTTCCTCATCGAGCGGCGGGCCGAGTCCGACTACTCGGGGCCCTTGGCCGCCCTCGCCCAGGTCGTGTCGCCCGAGCCGGTGCTCGGCGAGGAACTGCTGGGGCTCGCGCGCGCTGTCGCCGACCGGTACGCGGGCAGCCTCGCCGATGTGCTGCAGCTCGCCGTACCCCCGCGCAGCGCGCGGGCCGAGAAGCGGCCGTCTCCCGCGCCCCTGCCACCGCCCCCGGCACCGGACGCCGGGTCGTGGGCGCGGTACGAGCACGGGCCGGGCTTCCTGGAGTCGCTGGCCTCCGGAGGCGCGCCCAGGGCCGTGTGGAACGCCCTGCCGGGACCGGGCTGGAGCGAGGAACTGGCCCGGGCCGTCGCCGCCACGCTCGCCTCGGGACGCGGCGCGCTCGTCGTCGTACCGGACGGCCGGGCCGCCGCGCGGGTCGACGCCGCGCTGACCGCGCTGCTCGGCGAGGGGCGGCACGCGCTGCTCACCGCCGACGCCGGCCCCGAGAAGCGGTACGCGCAGTGGCTCGCGGTGCGACGGGGGTCCGTACGGGCCGTCGTGGGGACGCGGGCCGCCATGTTCGCGCCCGTCCACGACCTCGGGCTCGTGGCCGTCTGGGACGACGGCGACGACAACCTCAGCGAGCAGCACGCCCCGCAGCCGCACGCACGTGACGTGCTGCTGTTGCGGGCCGGACTGGACAAGTGCGGGTTCCTGCTGGGGAGCTGGAGCTGCACGGTGGAGGCCGCGCAGCTCGTGGACAGCGGCTGGGCGCGCCCGCTGCTCGCCGGGCGCGAGCAGGTGCGGCGGGCCGCGCCTTTGGTGCGGACCGTGGGAGACGAGGACCTGGCGCGCGACGAGGCCGCCCGCGCCGCCCGGCTGCCGACCCTCGCGTGGCAGGTGGTCCGCGAGGGGCTGCGGCACGGGCCGGTGCTGGTCCAGGTGCCCCGGCGCGGGTACGTGCCGCGTCTGGCCTGCGCTCAGTGCCGGGCCCCCGCGCGCTGCCGGCACTGCGCGGGGCCGCTCCTGGCTCAGGAGGCGGGTGAGCTGCGGTGCGAGTGGTGCGGCCGTGACGAGGGCGCCTGGCACTGCCCGGAGTGCGGCGGCTTCCGCCTCCGGGCCCAGGTGGTCGGGGCGCGCCGTACGGCCGAGGAACTCGGGCGGGCCTTCCCCGCCGTACCGGTGCGCACCTCCGGGCGCGAGCATGTGCTCGACACGGTGCCCGGCGCACCCGCGCTGGTCGTGAGCACGCCGGGCGCCGAGCCGGTGGCCGAGGGCGGCTACGCGGCCGCTCTGTTGCTGGACGGCTGGGCCATGCTCGGGCGTCCGGACCTGCGGGCCGGCGAGGACGCGCTGCGTCGGTGGATGGCCGCGGCCGCGCTGGTACGGCCGCAGGGGGAAGGCGGGACGGTGGCCGTCGTGGCCGAGCCGACGCTGCGGCCCGTCCAGGCACTCGTGCGCTGGGACCCGGTCGGGTACGCGATGCGAGAGCTGGCCGAGCGGGCCGAGCTGGGGTTCCCGCCGGTGTCGCGGATGGCGGCCGTGTCCGGGACGCCCGAGGCCGTGGCGGAGTTCCTGGCGGCCGTCGAGCTCCCGCCGGACGCGGAGGTGCTGGGACCGGTCCCGCTGCCGCCCACCCTGCCGGGACGGCCGCGCAGGCCCGGGGCGCCGCCGCCGGGCGAGCAGTGGGAGCGGGCGCTGGTGCGGGTGCCGCGGGGGAGCGGTGCCACGCTGGCCGACGCCCTGAAGGCGGCGCAGGCCGCGCGCATGGCGCGGGGGAGCGGGGAAGCGGTGCGGGTACGGATCGACCCGCCGGACATCGGCTGA
- the metK gene encoding methionine adenosyltransferase: MSRRLFTSESVTEGHPDKIADQISDTILDALLREDPSSRVAVETLITTGLVHVAGEVTTKAYADIPNLVRSKILEIGYDSSKKGFDGASCGVSVSIGAQSPDIAQGVDTAYESRVEGDEDELDRQGAGDQGLMFGYASDETPTLMPLPVFLAHRLSKRLSEVRKNGTIPYLRPDGKTQVTIEYDGDKAVRLDTVVVSSQHASDIDLESLLTPDIREFVVEPELKALLEDGIKLDTEGYRLLVNPTGRFEIGGPMGDAGLTGRKIIIDTYGGMARHGGGAFSGKDPSKVDRSAAYAMRWVAKNVVAAGLASRCEVQVAYAIGKAEPVGLFVETFGTNKVETDRIEKAIDEVFDLRPAAIIRDLDLLRPIYAQTAAYGHFGRELPDFTWERTDRVDALRKAAGL, from the coding sequence GTGTCCCGTCGCCTGTTCACCTCGGAGTCCGTGACCGAGGGTCACCCCGACAAGATCGCTGACCAGATCAGCGACACCATTCTCGACGCGCTTCTGCGCGAGGACCCGTCTTCCCGGGTCGCCGTCGAGACGCTGATCACCACCGGCCTGGTGCACGTGGCCGGCGAGGTGACGACCAAGGCCTACGCGGACATCCCGAACCTGGTCCGCAGCAAGATCCTCGAGATCGGTTACGACTCCTCGAAGAAGGGCTTCGACGGCGCCTCCTGCGGCGTGTCGGTGTCCATCGGCGCGCAGTCCCCGGACATCGCGCAGGGTGTGGACACCGCCTACGAGTCCCGCGTCGAGGGCGACGAGGACGAGCTGGACCGCCAGGGCGCCGGTGACCAGGGCCTGATGTTCGGCTACGCGTCGGACGAGACGCCGACCCTGATGCCGCTGCCGGTCTTCCTGGCGCACCGCCTGTCCAAGCGCCTCTCCGAGGTCCGCAAGAACGGCACCATCCCCTACCTGCGCCCCGACGGCAAGACGCAGGTCACCATCGAGTACGACGGTGACAAGGCCGTCCGTCTCGACACGGTCGTGGTCTCCTCCCAGCACGCCTCGGACATCGACCTGGAGTCCCTGCTGACTCCCGACATCCGCGAGTTCGTGGTCGAGCCCGAGCTGAAGGCGCTCCTCGAGGACGGCATCAAGCTGGACACCGAGGGCTACCGCCTGCTGGTCAACCCGACCGGCCGTTTCGAGATCGGCGGCCCGATGGGCGACGCCGGCCTGACCGGCCGCAAGATCATCATCGACACGTACGGCGGCATGGCCCGCCACGGTGGCGGCGCCTTCTCGGGCAAGGACCCGTCCAAGGTCGACCGTTCCGCGGCGTACGCGATGCGCTGGGTCGCCAAGAACGTGGTGGCGGCGGGTCTGGCCTCGCGCTGCGAGGTCCAGGTCGCGTACGCGATCGGCAAGGCCGAGCCGGTCGGTCTGTTCGTCGAGACCTTCGGCACCAACAAGGTCGAGACCGACAGGATCGAGAAGGCGATCGACGAGGTCTTCGACCTCCGCCCGGCCGCCATCATCCGCGACCTCGACCTGCTGCGTCCGATCTACGCCCAGACGGCCGCCTACGGCCACTTCGGCCGCGAGCTCCCCGACTTCACCTGGGAGCGCACCGACCGCGTGGACGCCCTGCGCAAGGCCGCCGGCCTGTAG